Proteins co-encoded in one Dyella humicola genomic window:
- a CDS encoding ABC transporter permease, which yields MFGYYLDLAWRSLRRNSVLTALMVLAIAVGIGASMTTLTVMHLLSGDPVPTRSGTLFYPQVDPDTSLRERKDPSDVMDYHSAVDLWRSRRADRQTLVTSGEIKLRAVDAHKPPLMIEMLATTADFFPMFDVPFQYGGSWQPGDDEQRTRVAVISAQLNDKLFGGANSVGRTLRLRDNDVRIVGVLKPWRPSPQFYQVAGGRFSNGNTGAFYSKPEDVMVPFFTGMEVGDGSFGVFNCWRVPDDLAHLQDAPCAWVSMWVQLDSPAKAIRYAQFLADYAAQQKGLGRYTHADDTRLPSLMQWLDYNQVVPSDVRLQAWLAFAFLAVCLFNTVGLLLAKFLRRSGEIGVRRALGASRRAVFAQCLVEAGMIGLLGGAGGWLLTLLGLWLVRRQPAAYADLVHLDPAMFLTTFTMAIMASLLAGVLPAYRASRVAPGLQLKTL from the coding sequence ATGTTCGGCTACTACCTGGACTTGGCCTGGCGCAGCCTGCGCCGTAACAGTGTGCTCACTGCGCTGATGGTGCTGGCGATTGCGGTGGGCATCGGCGCCAGCATGACCACCTTGACGGTGATGCATCTGCTGTCGGGTGATCCTGTGCCCACTCGCAGCGGCACGCTGTTCTATCCGCAGGTCGATCCGGATACCAGTCTACGAGAACGCAAGGACCCATCCGACGTGATGGATTATCACTCTGCCGTGGACCTGTGGCGTTCGCGGCGCGCTGACCGCCAGACCCTGGTGACCAGCGGCGAGATCAAGTTGCGTGCCGTCGACGCCCACAAGCCGCCGCTGATGATCGAGATGCTCGCGACCACGGCTGACTTCTTCCCGATGTTCGATGTGCCGTTCCAGTATGGCGGAAGCTGGCAACCCGGAGACGACGAGCAGCGGACGCGCGTGGCGGTGATCTCCGCCCAGCTCAATGACAAACTGTTCGGGGGAGCCAACAGCGTGGGCCGCACGCTGCGCTTGCGCGACAACGACGTTCGTATCGTCGGTGTGCTCAAGCCGTGGCGGCCCTCACCGCAGTTCTATCAAGTGGCCGGAGGTCGTTTCAGCAACGGCAACACGGGCGCGTTTTACAGCAAGCCAGAAGATGTCATGGTCCCCTTCTTCACCGGCATGGAGGTGGGTGATGGCAGCTTTGGCGTCTTCAACTGCTGGCGTGTCCCGGACGATCTCGCGCATCTGCAGGACGCGCCCTGCGCCTGGGTCTCGATGTGGGTGCAACTGGACAGTCCGGCCAAAGCCATCCGTTATGCCCAGTTCCTGGCCGACTACGCGGCACAGCAGAAAGGACTTGGCCGCTACACGCATGCGGACGACACGCGTCTGCCCAGCCTGATGCAGTGGCTGGACTACAACCAGGTGGTGCCCAGCGACGTGCGTCTGCAGGCCTGGCTGGCATTCGCCTTTCTGGCGGTGTGCCTGTTCAACACCGTGGGGCTGTTGCTGGCGAAGTTTTTGCGTCGCTCGGGCGAAATCGGCGTGCGTCGTGCCCTGGGCGCCAGCCGACGCGCGGTGTTTGCGCAATGCCTCGTCGAGGCAGGCATGATCGGTCTGCTCGGTGGCGCGGGCGGCTGGCTGCTGACCCTGCTTGGGCTCTGGCTGGTACGGCGTCAGCCAGCGGCCTATGCCGACTTGGTACACCTCGATCCAGCGATGTTCCTCACCACGTTCACGATGGCCATCATGGCAAGCCTGCTGGCCGGCGTGTTGCCAGCTTATCGCGCGAGTCGGGTGGCACCCGGCCTGCAATTGAAGACGTTGTAA
- a CDS encoding ABC transporter permease: MQIRPILAALRRHRLATVLIALEIALACAVLCNACFLISGRLRAMHVQSGVDEASLAIIKLTGFEETQSVDLNARVQSGLAGIAGVQSATLVNTAPFGEKVGTAGVTTGREPGHTHATVDYYLGGPGAFQAMGLHVVAGRAPQPDEYRAFSGFVPDEASVLVTRALATHLWPGLDPLGKELWCDRLHFRVVGVLDHLVRPNPTVFAQGTAEWSVFAPGLSSPRLAGTYLLKADPTQLPRVMRDARAAIGKIAPDVVLDEEFSRTLVELRDRRFRQDRAMAGMLIGVILALLLVTALGIVGLASFWVQQRRKQIGIRRAVGATRRDILGYFQTENFLIVSGGIVIGMVLAFALNLVLMKFYELPRLPLYYLPFGAVSLWLLGQLAVLGPAMRAAAVPPVVATRSV; encoded by the coding sequence ATGCAGATCCGCCCCATACTTGCCGCCTTGCGTCGACACCGTTTGGCTACCGTACTGATCGCGCTGGAGATTGCCCTGGCGTGTGCGGTGCTGTGCAACGCCTGTTTTCTCATTTCGGGACGCTTGCGAGCCATGCATGTGCAAAGTGGTGTCGACGAGGCTTCGCTCGCCATCATCAAGCTGACCGGTTTCGAGGAAACACAGTCCGTCGACTTGAACGCCCGCGTGCAATCGGGCCTGGCAGGCATTGCCGGAGTGCAGTCGGCCACCCTCGTCAATACCGCGCCGTTTGGCGAGAAGGTCGGTACCGCCGGCGTGACTACCGGGCGGGAGCCTGGCCATACCCATGCCACGGTCGACTACTACCTGGGTGGCCCCGGCGCATTCCAGGCCATGGGGCTGCACGTAGTGGCGGGTCGGGCGCCGCAGCCGGATGAATATCGTGCGTTCAGCGGTTTCGTGCCGGACGAAGCCTCGGTGTTGGTGACGCGTGCATTGGCGACGCATCTGTGGCCGGGGCTGGATCCGCTGGGCAAGGAGCTCTGGTGCGACCGCCTGCATTTCCGCGTCGTGGGCGTGCTCGACCATCTGGTGCGTCCCAATCCCACGGTGTTCGCCCAGGGTACGGCCGAATGGAGCGTATTCGCTCCAGGCCTGTCGAGCCCGAGGCTTGCCGGCACCTACTTGCTGAAAGCCGACCCGACCCAATTGCCGCGAGTCATGCGCGATGCGCGTGCGGCGATCGGCAAGATCGCACCCGATGTCGTGCTGGACGAGGAATTCAGCCGTACCCTGGTCGAACTGCGTGACAGACGTTTTCGGCAGGATCGCGCCATGGCTGGCATGCTGATCGGAGTGATCCTGGCCTTGCTGCTGGTCACCGCCCTGGGCATCGTCGGCCTGGCCAGCTTCTGGGTGCAGCAGCGCCGCAAGCAGATCGGCATCCGTCGTGCCGTCGGTGCGACGCGGCGCGACATCCTGGGCTATTTTCAGACCGAGAACTTCCTTATCGTCAGCGGTGGCATCGTCATCGGCATGGTGCTGGCGTTTGCCCTGAATCTGGTGCTGATGAAGTTCTACGAACTGCCGCGCCTGCCGCTGTATTACCTGCCGTTCGGCGCGGTCTCGCTGTGGCTGCTCGGTCAGCTGGCCGTGCTTGGTCCAGCCATGCGCGCGGCGGCCGTGCCGCCGGTGGTGGCGACGCGTTCAGTTTGA
- a CDS encoding DUF885 domain-containing protein yields the protein MKIGPRMVLAGLLMSAAGVASVHAAPPAQATQADVATRVKALNALLAEQWQHNLENAPEFATIIGDLRYNDRWSDASLAHVQAEYAKNQDFLKRFQAIDTTGFSDDDKLNQQLMVRQLQDALKAHELKIDEMPLDQMNGAHLALAGFVSSVPFNSTKEYDDYLKRLKAVPTLLEQVTGVAQQGLKDGMMPPKYLLEKVVTQIDSIGKPAGMDSVFAEPLKHFPKSVSPADQKRLHDAILAAIDHDVRPAYQKLGEFVAKDYAPHGRSEPGVWQLPNGDAIYRFDVEQMTTTKESPERIHEIGLAEVKRIEGEMTEIAKSQGYKDLASFRAALKTNPKTHATSREDILNRYRNYLAGMQPELPKLFGLLPKTKVEVVPVEPFREKEAAAAEYHQGTPDGSRPGQIFVNTGDYANRSVLTIESTAYHEGIPGHHMQISIAQSLPKLPPFRQQAGYNAYIEGWALYAEQLGKELGFYKDPLSYYGRLSDELLRADRLVLDTGVHSKHWTRQQMVDFFHEHSSEDEPDVQAETDRYITWPGQALAYKMGQLKIVELREHAKKELGDKFDIRAFHDEVLGGGALPLDVLETRINAWIAAVKAGKAPAHPVTG from the coding sequence ATGAAAATCGGACCGCGTATGGTCTTGGCGGGTTTGTTGATGTCGGCCGCGGGCGTGGCCAGCGTACACGCGGCGCCGCCGGCGCAGGCGACACAGGCGGACGTGGCGACGCGCGTGAAGGCGCTCAATGCCTTGCTGGCCGAGCAGTGGCAGCACAACCTGGAAAACGCGCCGGAGTTCGCCACCATCATTGGCGACCTGCGCTACAACGACCGCTGGAGCGACGCCTCGCTGGCACACGTCCAGGCCGAGTATGCGAAGAACCAGGATTTCCTGAAGCGCTTCCAGGCCATCGACACCACCGGTTTCTCCGACGACGACAAGCTGAACCAGCAGCTGATGGTGCGTCAGCTGCAGGACGCGCTCAAGGCGCATGAGCTGAAGATCGACGAGATGCCGCTGGACCAGATGAACGGCGCGCACCTCGCGCTGGCCGGCTTCGTCAGCTCCGTCCCGTTCAACAGCACCAAGGAATACGACGACTACCTGAAGCGCTTGAAGGCCGTGCCGACCTTGCTCGAGCAGGTGACCGGCGTGGCGCAGCAGGGCTTGAAGGACGGCATGATGCCGCCGAAGTACCTGCTGGAGAAGGTGGTCACCCAGATCGACAGCATCGGCAAGCCCGCTGGCATGGACAGCGTCTTCGCCGAACCGCTCAAGCACTTCCCCAAGTCGGTGTCGCCGGCAGACCAGAAGCGCCTGCATGACGCCATTCTCGCCGCCATCGATCACGACGTGCGCCCGGCCTACCAGAAGCTGGGCGAATTCGTCGCCAAGGACTACGCGCCGCATGGTCGCTCTGAACCTGGCGTGTGGCAGCTGCCGAACGGCGACGCGATCTACCGCTTCGACGTCGAGCAGATGACCACGACCAAGGAGAGCCCGGAGCGCATTCATGAGATCGGCCTCGCCGAAGTGAAGCGCATCGAAGGCGAGATGACCGAGATCGCCAAGTCGCAGGGCTACAAGGATCTGGCCAGCTTCCGCGCCGCGCTCAAGACCAACCCGAAGACGCATGCCACTTCGCGTGAGGACATTCTCAACCGCTACCGCAACTACCTGGCGGGCATGCAGCCGGAACTGCCGAAGCTGTTCGGCCTGCTGCCCAAGACCAAGGTGGAAGTGGTGCCGGTCGAGCCGTTCCGCGAGAAGGAAGCTGCCGCTGCCGAATACCACCAGGGCACGCCGGATGGTTCGCGTCCGGGCCAGATCTTCGTCAACACCGGTGACTACGCCAACCGCAGCGTGCTGACCATCGAGTCGACCGCCTACCACGAAGGCATTCCCGGCCATCACATGCAGATCTCGATCGCGCAGTCGCTGCCCAAGCTGCCGCCGTTCCGCCAGCAGGCGGGCTACAACGCGTATATCGAAGGCTGGGCACTGTATGCGGAGCAGCTGGGCAAGGAGCTGGGTTTCTACAAGGACCCGCTGTCCTACTACGGCCGTCTGTCCGACGAACTGCTGCGTGCCGACCGCCTCGTGCTGGATACCGGCGTGCACAGCAAGCACTGGACGCGCCAGCAGATGGTCGACTTCTTCCACGAGCATTCCAGCGAAGACGAGCCGGATGTGCAGGCCGAGACCGACCGTTACATCACCTGGCCGGGCCAGGCACTGGCCTACAAGATGGGCCAGCTGAAGATCGTCGAGCTGCGCGAGCACGCGAAGAAGGAACTGGGCGACAAGTTCGACATTCGCGCCTTCCACGATGAAGTGCTCGGTGGCGGCGCGCTGCCCCTGGACGTGCTCGAAACGCGCATCAATGCGTGGATCGCCGCGGTGAAGGCGGGCAAGGCGCCGGCTCATCCGGTGACCGGTTGA
- a CDS encoding PDZ domain-containing protein has translation MQRSIKTLWLVAALLAPVATAWAGTEFSYRSDNTLRWHSEGRYLHLATAKDGGVNVLGVTPASLWGLSEGELILEADGHPIHDVAELMNTLRAHDASPMPLKVRQAGVERTVVLATQAHELVPTPPPPPPKPPLAQPPLAAPAVPAAASHSRFVYQSDNSLRWRSDGQRLHLVTASEGGVNVVALTPASLWGLAQGDVIIEADGQPVHDVAALLSRLREHGASPMPLTVRRHGVEHGVVLSGQARDGLLPTEPPPPPAPPAPAVSPGG, from the coding sequence ATGCAACGATCGATCAAGACACTGTGGTTGGTCGCGGCTTTGCTGGCGCCCGTCGCAACCGCATGGGCGGGTACCGAGTTTTCGTATCGGTCCGATAACACCTTGCGCTGGCATAGCGAGGGTCGCTACTTGCATCTCGCAACGGCCAAAGATGGCGGCGTAAACGTGCTTGGAGTCACGCCCGCATCGCTTTGGGGACTGAGCGAGGGCGAGCTGATCCTCGAGGCCGACGGCCACCCGATTCATGACGTCGCCGAGCTGATGAACACCCTCCGCGCTCACGATGCCTCGCCCATGCCGCTCAAGGTGCGACAGGCGGGCGTCGAGCGAACCGTAGTACTGGCGACCCAGGCGCATGAGCTGGTGCCCACTCCGCCACCACCCCCACCCAAGCCACCGCTTGCGCAGCCACCTCTCGCTGCCCCCGCAGTGCCGGCCGCTGCAAGCCACAGCCGCTTCGTCTATCAATCCGATAACAGTCTGCGCTGGCGTAGCGACGGCCAGCGCCTGCACCTGGTGACCGCCAGCGAAGGCGGCGTCAACGTGGTTGCGCTGACACCGGCCTCCCTGTGGGGGCTGGCCCAGGGTGATGTGATCATCGAGGCAGACGGCCAACCCGTACACGATGTGGCGGCGTTGCTAAGTCGCTTGCGCGAGCACGGCGCGTCGCCGATGCCGCTCACGGTGCGGCGCCATGGCGTCGAGCACGGCGTGGTGTTGTCCGGGCAGGCCCGCGATGGCTTGCTGCCAACCGAGCCACCACCTCCACCGGCCCCTCCAGCTCCCGCCGTTTCGCCGGGCGGTTGA
- a CDS encoding sigma-54-dependent transcriptional regulator — protein sequence MRTVLIIDDNPAVGEALSLALSLHEIRPLIALTPEHGLAMLESERVDVVIQDMNFTADTTSGEEGIALFRAIRQRHTDLPVILLTAWTHLETAVELVKAGASDYLAKPWDDAKLLTTVENLLELSESTREVNRTRNERRRRREDLQRRYELDGLVFASEAMARTLELACQVARSDVPVLITGPNGAGKERIAAIVHANSAAKRGAFIAVNCGALPGELIEAELFGADAGAYTGANKAREGRFELADGGTLFLDEIGNLPLPGQVKLLRVLETGQFERLGSGRTRQVKVRVLSATNADLKAMIRAGTFREDLYYRLNVIEVNLPPLAERVDDILPLAEHFLDGRAELGDAAREALLSYPWPGNVRELKNAIERAALLVSDGHIVPEQLNLPQVAATVVRNLDEPSRESVEAALEKAGGVVSRAAQALGLSRQALYRRMERYGLAQAQA from the coding sequence ATGCGAACCGTACTGATCATTGACGACAACCCGGCCGTGGGTGAGGCGCTGTCGCTGGCGCTTTCCCTCCATGAAATCCGTCCGCTGATCGCACTGACGCCCGAGCATGGGCTGGCCATGCTGGAAAGCGAACGCGTCGACGTGGTCATTCAGGATATGAACTTCACCGCCGACACCACGTCCGGCGAGGAAGGCATTGCCCTGTTCCGGGCCATCCGCCAGCGTCATACCGACCTGCCGGTAATCCTGCTCACCGCATGGACCCATCTTGAAACGGCGGTGGAACTGGTCAAGGCCGGCGCCTCGGACTATCTCGCCAAACCGTGGGATGACGCCAAGCTGCTGACCACGGTGGAGAACCTGCTGGAGCTGTCGGAATCCACCCGCGAGGTGAACCGCACGCGCAACGAGCGCCGCCGCCGCCGCGAGGATCTGCAACGCCGTTACGAGCTCGACGGACTGGTTTTCGCCTCTGAAGCGATGGCGCGCACGCTGGAGCTGGCCTGCCAGGTGGCGCGCTCGGACGTACCGGTCTTGATCACCGGCCCCAACGGTGCCGGCAAGGAGCGCATTGCGGCGATCGTGCATGCCAACTCGGCGGCCAAGCGCGGCGCGTTCATTGCGGTGAACTGCGGTGCCTTGCCTGGCGAGTTGATCGAAGCCGAACTGTTTGGCGCGGACGCCGGCGCCTATACCGGCGCCAACAAGGCCCGCGAGGGACGTTTTGAGTTGGCTGATGGCGGCACCTTGTTTCTCGATGAAATCGGCAATCTGCCGCTGCCGGGGCAGGTGAAGCTGCTGCGCGTGCTGGAAACCGGGCAGTTCGAGCGGCTCGGATCCGGGCGCACGCGTCAGGTGAAGGTGCGTGTGCTGAGCGCAACCAACGCCGATCTCAAGGCGATGATCCGCGCCGGCACGTTCCGCGAAGATCTCTACTACCGACTCAATGTCATCGAGGTCAATCTGCCGCCGCTTGCCGAGCGCGTCGACGATATTCTGCCGTTGGCCGAACACTTCCTCGATGGGCGCGCCGAGTTGGGCGATGCCGCGCGTGAGGCCTTGCTGTCCTATCCCTGGCCCGGCAACGTGCGCGAGTTGAAGAACGCCATCGAACGCGCCGCACTCTTGGTCAGCGATGGCCATATTGTGCCGGAGCAACTGAATTTGCCGCAGGTTGCTGCCACGGTCGTTCGCAATCTGGACGAGCCCAGCCGGGAGTCGGTGGAAGCGGCGCTGGAGAAGGCCGGCGGCGTCGTCAGCCGTGCCGCCCAGGCGCTGGGTCTGTCGCGCCAGGCGCTGTACCGGCGCATGGAGCGTTACGGCCTGGCCCAGGCGCAGGCTTGA
- a CDS encoding sensor histidine kinase yields the protein MLRGLSSLESRMVLLLSLAGLSGVLVYAGVTQWPLPQLLVWLHKDLGLDLGAPAHFSFYGGLIISIILLLPLALWLGHRVMSPVTKLLRALEGAVASYRDGDFSFSIAADRRDELGELIRMHNALGQTLREQRQNLAQRELLLDTVVQNTPVALVLTDAGDRVTYANIAARHLFNEGRTLHGLSFVELLSDGPEALRRAVDGGEDALLTVEMDGGEETFHLSQRSFRLQGRPHRLRLFRRMTRELSRQEVATWKRVIRVISHELNNSLAPISSLAHSGAELARRGDTSRLPGVFATIGERARHLHGFIAGYASFAKLPAPQPVAIAWKAFLDGLSLHCQFKLSGPIPEQAGWFDAGQIEQVLINLIKNAHESGGADDQVSLSLTVIARDLRIEVADRGPGMSETVLAQALLPFYSTKRSGTGLGLALAREIVEAHGGRIALANREEGGLRVSLLLPLGPK from the coding sequence ATGCTGCGCGGTTTGAGTTCGCTTGAATCGCGCATGGTCCTATTGCTGAGCCTGGCAGGCTTGTCGGGCGTGCTGGTCTATGCCGGCGTCACGCAATGGCCGCTGCCGCAACTGCTGGTCTGGTTGCACAAGGATCTGGGCCTCGACCTGGGCGCCCCAGCGCATTTCAGTTTCTACGGCGGCCTGATCATCTCGATCATCCTGCTGCTGCCTTTGGCGCTGTGGCTCGGCCACCGTGTGATGTCGCCGGTCACCAAACTGCTGCGCGCGTTGGAAGGTGCCGTTGCGAGCTATCGCGATGGCGACTTCAGCTTCTCGATCGCAGCGGATCGTCGCGACGAACTCGGCGAGCTGATCCGCATGCACAACGCGCTGGGCCAGACTTTGCGCGAGCAACGCCAGAACCTGGCCCAGCGCGAGCTGCTGCTGGATACGGTGGTGCAGAACACGCCGGTGGCCTTGGTACTGACGGATGCCGGCGACCGCGTAACCTACGCCAATATCGCGGCTCGTCACCTGTTCAACGAAGGACGGACCCTGCACGGCTTGAGCTTTGTCGAGCTCTTGAGCGATGGTCCTGAAGCCCTGCGCCGTGCCGTCGATGGCGGCGAGGACGCCTTGCTCACGGTAGAGATGGATGGCGGCGAAGAAACCTTCCATCTGTCGCAGCGCAGTTTTCGCCTGCAGGGGCGGCCACATCGATTACGGCTGTTTCGTCGCATGACGCGAGAGCTCTCACGACAGGAAGTGGCGACCTGGAAGCGCGTGATCCGCGTGATCAGCCACGAGTTGAACAACTCGCTGGCGCCGATATCGTCGCTCGCGCATTCGGGTGCCGAGCTTGCGCGGCGTGGCGATACGTCACGCCTCCCCGGCGTATTCGCCACCATCGGCGAACGCGCACGTCACTTGCATGGCTTCATCGCAGGCTATGCCAGCTTTGCCAAGTTGCCAGCGCCACAACCCGTGGCGATTGCGTGGAAGGCGTTTCTCGACGGGCTTTCGCTGCACTGTCAATTCAAGCTGAGCGGCCCCATCCCCGAGCAGGCGGGCTGGTTCGATGCGGGCCAGATCGAGCAGGTGCTGATCAACCTGATTAAGAACGCCCACGAATCGGGAGGCGCCGATGACCAAGTCAGCTTGTCTCTGACGGTGATTGCGCGCGACCTGCGCATCGAAGTGGCCGATCGTGGTCCGGGCATGAGCGAGACGGTGCTGGCGCAGGCCTTGTTGCCGTTCTATTCGACCAAGCGCTCCGGTACCGGTCTTGGGCTGGCCTTGGCGCGCGAGATCGTGGAAGCGCACGGTGGGCGCATCGCACTGGCCAATCGCGAGGAAGGCGGCTTGCGTGTCAGCCTTCTGTTACCGCTCGGGCCGAAGTAA
- a CDS encoding SPFH domain-containing protein, with protein MGQLFALVVVIVVVIVLAKLVRIVPQGYEWTVERFGMYTRTLSPGLHFLIPVMYGIGRKMNMMEQVLDVPSQDVITKDNAVVRVDGVVFYQVLDAAKAAYEVANLEQAALALIMTNIRTVLGSMDLDESLSQRDAINAKLLNVVDEATHPWGVKVNRIEIKDIAPPRDLIDSMARQMKAEREKRANILEAEGFRQAAILKAEGEKQSVILAAEGEKEAAFRAAEARERSAEAEAKATAMVSDAIANGNINALNYFVANKYVEALKEMANSPNQKMLLLPMEATGILGSLAGIAELAKESLSQQQNSPQGQGGRRMPPPVG; from the coding sequence ATGGGTCAGCTGTTCGCGTTGGTGGTAGTCATCGTCGTCGTGATCGTATTGGCCAAGCTGGTGCGCATCGTGCCGCAGGGCTACGAGTGGACGGTGGAGCGCTTCGGCATGTACACGCGCACGCTTAGCCCCGGCCTGCATTTCCTCATACCGGTCATGTACGGCATCGGTCGCAAGATGAACATGATGGAGCAAGTGCTCGACGTTCCGTCGCAGGATGTGATCACCAAGGACAACGCGGTCGTACGTGTGGACGGTGTGGTGTTCTACCAGGTGCTGGACGCCGCCAAGGCCGCGTACGAGGTAGCCAATCTGGAGCAGGCCGCGCTCGCCCTGATCATGACCAATATCCGCACCGTACTTGGCTCGATGGATCTGGACGAATCGCTCAGCCAGCGCGATGCGATCAATGCCAAGTTGCTCAACGTGGTTGACGAGGCGACCCATCCCTGGGGCGTCAAGGTCAATCGCATCGAGATCAAGGACATTGCGCCACCGCGCGACCTGATCGATTCGATGGCTCGTCAGATGAAAGCCGAGCGTGAGAAGCGCGCGAACATTCTCGAAGCCGAGGGTTTCCGTCAGGCAGCCATCCTGAAGGCTGAGGGCGAGAAGCAGTCGGTGATTCTGGCTGCGGAGGGTGAGAAGGAAGCGGCATTCCGCGCCGCCGAGGCGCGCGAGCGTTCGGCCGAGGCCGAGGCCAAGGCGACCGCGATGGTCTCCGATGCGATCGCCAACGGCAACATCAATGCCCTTAACTATTTTGTCGCCAACAAATACGTCGAGGCGCTGAAGGAAATGGCGAACTCTCCGAATCAAAAAATGCTCTTGCTGCCGATGGAAGCGACAGGCATCCTCGGTTCGCTGGCCGGCATTGCCGAGCTGGCCAAGGAATCGCTCAGCCAGCAGCAAAATTCGCCGCAGGGCCAAGGTGGCCGGCGCATGCCGCCACCGGTGGGCTAA
- a CDS encoding NfeD family protein gives MEQVALHYWWWILALVLIALEVIMPGYFMLWIGIAAGVTGLVMLAAPGLSLLGQALVFAVLAFLSCAAYWYGLRPKLMRNEPGDALLNRRGEQKIGHRYVLAEAIVNGRGKARVGDSLWLVRGPDLPVGSMVEVVGVDGTTLLVRPSE, from the coding sequence ATGGAACAGGTGGCCTTGCACTACTGGTGGTGGATTCTTGCGCTGGTGTTGATTGCGCTTGAAGTGATCATGCCGGGGTATTTCATGCTGTGGATCGGCATTGCCGCGGGCGTCACCGGACTGGTCATGCTGGCCGCGCCCGGCCTGTCGCTGCTGGGCCAGGCACTGGTGTTCGCTGTGCTGGCGTTTCTTTCCTGCGCAGCCTACTGGTACGGCTTGCGCCCGAAGCTGATGCGCAACGAACCGGGCGATGCTTTGCTCAATCGCCGTGGTGAGCAGAAGATCGGGCACCGCTATGTGTTGGCCGAGGCGATCGTCAACGGGCGTGGCAAGGCGAGGGTAGGCGATAGCTTGTGGTTGGTCCGTGGGCCGGATTTGCCAGTGGGCAGCATGGTCGAGGTCGTGGGGGTGGATGGGACGACCCTGTTGGTACGTCCCTCGGAGTGA
- a CDS encoding DUF4136 domain-containing protein, translated as MKALRLLPMLASLALCACSTVSVTNQWKDPAWPGPPASSVVVVGISKSDLIRRKFEDTFSQQLQAAGLKAFPSYTQIPPGNGGAVKLTDLVHSSGAEVVLVTRMLRVEQKIDVTPTGPAYGGFYGWYGGAWASTAQVTQYDVVTLETSVWDAKTQKLVWSVTTEAVSQEKIAKATEELAQALIPKLRTDGILR; from the coding sequence ATGAAAGCGCTGCGTCTGTTGCCCATGCTTGCCAGCCTGGCGCTTTGCGCCTGTTCGACCGTGTCCGTCACCAATCAATGGAAGGACCCGGCCTGGCCCGGTCCGCCGGCATCGAGCGTGGTGGTCGTCGGCATCTCGAAAAGCGATCTCATCCGACGCAAGTTCGAGGACACGTTCTCGCAACAGCTGCAGGCGGCGGGCCTGAAGGCCTTCCCCAGCTATACGCAGATACCGCCCGGCAACGGCGGAGCCGTCAAGCTGACTGACCTGGTTCATTCCAGCGGCGCCGAGGTGGTCCTGGTCACGCGCATGCTGCGCGTTGAACAAAAGATCGATGTCACGCCGACGGGTCCTGCCTATGGCGGTTTCTACGGCTGGTACGGCGGCGCGTGGGCATCCACCGCGCAGGTGACGCAATACGATGTGGTCACGTTGGAAACCAGCGTTTGGGACGCCAAGACGCAGAAGCTTGTGTGGTCAGTCACCACCGAGGCCGTCAGTCAGGAAAAGATCGCCAAAGCGACGGAAGAGCTGGCGCAAGCGCTGATTCCGAAGTTGAGGACGGATGGGATTTTGCGCTGA